Within Trichoderma atroviride chromosome 2, complete sequence, the genomic segment ACGAGCTTACACACGGCAACACCAACACGGCCAAGGCTGCATTTGAACAGGCTCTGACGAGCGATGTTTGCCAGAATAGTTTCGTGTTGTGGATATCTTACATTCGCTTCTGTCAGGCTCAGAAGCAGCTACGTGCCAAGGCAAAGGATGTGTTTTACAGGGCTCTGAGGCACTGCCCTGGGTCGAAGGAAGTGATCATGGAAGCTTTCCTGACACTGATTCGCGATATGGAATCAGATGAACTCAAGGCGGTGTACAATACGATGACGTCGAAGGGAACGAGGGTTCACGTCGACATGGAAGAATTTCTCGATAAGCGCAGGCTTGAATTGtcgaaagagaagagaagataaATATATGACGGGTGTGTGCTTGTATGATACCATATATAGGTTGGAATAGCATAGCATATCTGATGGTGTGTCATTTTGGGTATAAAATCTAATAACTGGTTTTCATACCGTAGATAGTTCATTGGCTCTTAGGAGTCGCAGTTGACGGACACTATCCACGCTATTTGATCCGCCATCGCCACGTCACAGCGTTGGGGCATTCTGCGTGTTATTGGCGGCGGATTTTCGACGTATATAATTCATTGATGTAACCAAATGCTAtgtataattattataactaaaataCCCAATTTTTGTAAATCTAAAGCAACTCTGAGACGCAATGACACTCACTTATCCATCGGAATAGGGGATCGTCAACCtatcaaagccaaagccccTCAATCAGGTCAGCGGTTTTGACATGCGACTCCACCTAGTCTCTGCAGAGGGGCTTCTCCTTGGGTTATGCAGAAGCTGAGCCACAGTTTCATCTGCAGCGAttcagctcttttcttccttgtttGCGTAAGACGATTTGCGGTAAGACTGTGATACGAGTTCCAATTGTTTCGTCACTGCAGGGTAGCAAAGCTTGACCTTGGCTTTTTAGGGGAAAGTGGCCTAGAACCTCTCCTTCCTCTTGGCTTGAATTCTTAATGCCCCTGCATTTATTCTCAAAGACCTCAACTGCGATTCTCTTATGCTACAGTAAAGAAGCATCGTCTCATCTCATTTCTGTATCACTATTCTCTTTAAACTCTTAAATCCACTCTTACGGGAACCCCCGCCTTCAATCTTACTCTCACTTTGACTCACGCACTcactcttcctttttctgcATCCACCATGGCTACTTCAGATGAGGCCGCCAACGCCTCGCTCCAGTCTGGAGGCGGTTCTGTCCCAGCCCAACGGACAATCAAAGCTCTCAGTAGCACCTCGCTCGCCTATCTAAAGCGTCTTTTCGAGTCTCACGCCACCCCTGAAGGGAAATGGACAAGTGACCAGGTCAGGGTCTTTTCGCAAAAAACCCAGGGCAATGGCACGACGCCTGCGGCTTCGGATGAGCTGCTCAATGTCCCCGATCTCGATCTCAACGCCTTCCTTGCATACATGACTTCTTCAAAGAGCGATGCCATCCTGCCGATAAAGAATGAGGACTTTTCATGGCCGCTGGCTAGCTACTACATTAGCTCCAGCCATAATACGTATCTGACGGGCAACCAGCTGTCGAGTGATAGTACCACCGGAGCTTACACCAACGTCCTGCTGCGAGGATGTCGCTGCGTCGAAATCGACGTCTgggatggcgatgagagCGACGCAGAGACATCGTCGTCAGAGAGCGAGAcgagcgacgatgaagcagcGGCCAAAAAAGCAGCGCtcaaaaagcagaagaaggagaacaaggacaaggcaaAGTCTAGCTGGGGGAACCAGCTGAAaagcaagatggagaagatcaacatcagcaagaaaatcgaaaagatggaagagaaggcaaCCGAAAAGGTGGCAGAAATTGAAGAGGCCGTTACGAGAAAGTCGGATTCACCTTCTACAGCTGAGCCGAGAGTGCTCCACGGTCACACACTCACAAAGGACGTTTCTTTCAGAGATGTTTGTGTTGCTATTCGAGAGAGCGCGTTTGTCGTCTCAGAAATGCCACTGATTGTGAGCCTGGAAGTGCACTGCAGTCCCAAGCAGCAGATTGTCATGGTGAACATCATGAAAGAGGTCTGGGATGGTCTCCTGGTAACCGATCCAGATTCCGATATCGAAGCGCTGCCCAGCCCCCACGATCTGAGACGCAAGATTCTTATCAAGACCAAGCACGTCCCGGCTGGCACGCCCCTTGATAAAGTCGACACCATACGGAGCGAACAGGTCCCAGTGCCTACCGGTGCACAGCCAAAGCCGGCCAAGACGATCCAAGAGCTCGCTCGTCTTGCAGTCTACACCCAGGGAGTGACATTCAAAAATTGGACGCAGCCGGAAGCCACCATGCCCACACACATGTTCTCGGTATCGGAGAAGAAGTTCATCGAGTACCATGAGAAACAGTGGGAGGCCCTCTTTAACCACAACAAGCACTACTTCTTGAGGGCTTACCCAGCAGGATTCCGAATTGGATCTTCCAACCTGAACCCGTCCATTTTCTGGGGTGGTGGTGCCCAGATTATTGCATTGAATTGGCAAGAAACTGACGAAGGCATGATGCTAAACGAAGGAATGTTTGTAGGAACAAGCGGCTATGTTCTAAAGCCAGAAGGTAAAAATCTCTAGCACTTTGCCTACGATTTTCGCTTGCTAACCAACATGCACTCTTAGGATACCGTCCTGCGCTCACGTCCAAGGAAAATGACGCCTCCAAatccaccaccatcactCGCACGCCCGTATCCCTTGCCTTCACCTTCTTTTCCGCCCAAAACATCCCCCTCCCACCGGGCGAGAAATCTGCCAAGGGTTTCAAGCCGTACGTCAAAGTCGAGCTCCACGTGGAAGGCTCCAAGAATAGCTACGCAGAGAGCGATGGGCACGTCCATGGAAGCGAGTACAAGGTCCGCACCAAGACGTACAAGGGCTGCGACATCGATCTCGGCGCGGAGAAACTTGAGTTCAAGGGCGTTCCTGGGGTGGTCGAAGAGCTTACGTTTGTGAGATTTACCATcagagatgatgagattggCAGAGACGAACTAGCGGCGTGGGCATGTGTGCGCCTTGATCGTCTCGGCCAGGGGTATAGATTTGTGCATTTGAGGAATACAAAGGGAGCGGCAACAGACGGAGCATTGCTCGTCAAGATAGAAAGGCTTTAGTATAGACGATAGACGATCAATAGCTCAGCAACCTTCTTCTATGTCTGCTCCTTTTTGGATTTCGTGGACTCTGAGAGCAAAATTGTGTAGGAAACTGTTTTTTTGGATATTCATTCTGATGTGTGACTATTAAATCAGACTATTAAATCAACAACATCGTTTGACACTTCATTACTAATACAGTCTCAACATTAACCCAAACCACAGGACGCAGTAGCTACTGTTTAGTAGTTGTCACCGCCCTGGTTTCGGCCGCTTCCCATGTGCATCTTGTCCTTCACCTTCTCAAACAGGCCACCGGCACCGCCTTCGCGCCTGTTTCCAGAGGTGTCAGAAGAGCCGAGGCCCGAGGACTGCTGGTTTCCAGAACCATACGAATCGCCGCCATAACTAGATTCACACATGTTATTATTGTTACAGTAGCCATAGATGGGTATTGGATGAGCCATACGATTGGTCTTGGGAGCCATACGACTGGTCTTGAGTGCCATACGACTGGTCTTGGCGGCCACTGGAGCCGAGAGTAGAGTCATCAGTGCGACGAGTTCCAGAGCCGTATGTGTCACCGCCTAGACCAGTGTTGCCAGAACCGTACGAGTCATTGCCAGTGCCGTAGTTACCACTGGAGCCGAGATTGTCGTTGCCTGAGCCCAAGTTGCCCTGGCCGAAGGACTCACCCTGGCCGCTAGATCCGAACGAGGTCTCGTCGTTACGACGGTTGCCAGTGCCGTAGGTGTCTTGTCCGGATCCAAATTGATCTCCAGTGGAGCCGAAGTTGTCAGTGTTGCCACGGCCAGACTAATTAAATTATTGTCAGTGAATGTAATGCAGCGGTGTTGGGACGCCGTTGATTCTAAAATTAACATTTCACTTACGccgtactgctgctgctgctgctatagaCCAGGTGAAATTGATCAGTGCTTGTCCGAGTAGTGAGAA encodes:
- a CDS encoding uncharacterized protein (EggNog:ENOG41), which produces MATSDEAANASLQSGGGSVPAQRTIKALSSTSLAYLKRLFESHATPEGKWTSDQVRVFSQKTQGNGTTPAASDELLNVPDLDLNAFLAYMTSSKSDAILPIKNEDFSWPLASYYISSSHNTYLTGNQLSSDSTTGAYTNVLLRGCRCVEIDVWDGDESDAETSSSESETSDDEAAAKKAALKKQKKENKDKAKSSWGNQLKSKMEKINISKKIEKMEEKATEKVAEIEEAVTRKSDSPSTAEPRVLHGHTLTKDVSFRDVCVAIRESAFVVSEMPLIVSLEVHCSPKQQIVMVNIMKEVWDGLLVTDPDSDIEALPSPHDLRRKILIKTKHVPAGTPLDKVDTIRSEQVPVPTGAQPKPAKTIQELARLAVYTQGVTFKNWTQPEATMPTHMFSVSEKKFIEYHEKQWEALFNHNKHYFLRAYPAGFRIGSSNLNPSIFWGGGAQIIALNWQETDEGMMLNEGMFVGTSGYVLKPEGYRPALTSKENDASKSTTITRTPVSLAFTFFSAQNIPLPPGEKSAKGFKPYVKVELHVEGSKNSYAESDGHVHGSEYKVRTKTYKGCDIDLGAEKLEFKGVPGVVEELTFVRFTIRDDEIGRDELAAWACVRLDRLGQGYRFVHLRNTKGAATDGALLVKIERL